The following proteins are encoded in a genomic region of Danio rerio strain Tuebingen ecotype United States chromosome 16, GRCz12tu, whole genome shotgun sequence:
- the cbx3b gene encoding chromobox protein homolog 3b isoform X1, giving the protein MRKKQNVKNRKAEETTVVQEFAVEKIIRRRVNNGKVEYYLKWKGFTDAENTWEPEDNLDCPELIEEYLRNLTVLGQETEQEECQSLDHEVQPKEELSELAADMAHQQPQEELIERTNEEVEEHNAEIPVGQPGHPEPDCIIGCTDQQGELMFLIKWKNTDEVALLAAVEASKRWPQMVIRFYEDKLTWHGDDEQ; this is encoded by the exons ATGAGGAAAAAACAGAATGTAAAAAACAGGAAAGCAGAAGAGACGACAGTTGTTCAGGAGTTTGCAGTGGAAAAAATAATTCGCAGAAGAGTCAACAACGGAAAGGTTGAATATTATCTGAAGTGGAAAGGATTTACAGA tgCAGAGAATACCTGGGAGCCAGAGGATAACCTGGATTGTCCTGAGCTGATAGAAGAGTATCTCAGAAACCTAACTGTATTGGGACAGGAAACGGAACAAGAGGAGTGTCAATCTCTAGATCACGAAGTTCAGCCTAAGGAAGAGTTATCAGAGTTGGCTGCTGATATG GCTCACCAGCAGCCTCAGGAGGAGCTCATTGAAAGGACTAATGAGGAGGTTGAAGAACACAACGCTGAGATCCCAGTAGGCCAACCCGGCCACCCTGAGCCAGACTGCATCATCGGCTGCACAGACCAGCAAGGAGAGCTCATGTTTCTTATCAAGTG GAAAAACACGGATGAGGTAGCTTTACTAGCAGCCGTGGAGGCCAGTAAAAGGTGGCCCCAGATGGTAATCCGCTTTTACGAGGACAAGCTGACCTGGCATGGAGACGACGAGCAGTGA